One genomic window of Cellulophaga sp. Hel_I_12 includes the following:
- a CDS encoding cupin domain-containing protein, which translates to MKKSIFLLLVLTSVSVFSQNSDYKISSYLTDGTKAPNTHYIGEAWLNAIIHDDEELGYNITKATFKANSTLDWHKHGTAQVLIIVDGEAYYQERGNEPVILKEGDVIKCEKDIEHWHSSTKFSDVTYLALYGGGQPTSWTEVVTQEYYDEIAEKLKSK; encoded by the coding sequence ATGAAAAAATCAATTTTCCTCCTATTAGTTTTAACCTCTGTATCCGTATTTTCCCAAAATTCAGATTACAAGATATCCTCATATTTAACAGATGGAACAAAAGCGCCAAATACTCATTATATCGGAGAAGCTTGGTTGAATGCAATTATTCACGATGATGAGGAATTGGGTTATAACATTACAAAAGCAACTTTTAAAGCAAACTCAACCTTGGACTGGCATAAACATGGAACGGCGCAAGTCTTAATAATTGTAGATGGAGAAGCCTATTATCAGGAGAGAGGAAATGAGCCTGTTATTTTGAAAGAAGGAGATGTAATTAAATGTGAAAAAGACATCGAACATTGGCATTCATCTACCAAGTTTAGTGATGTAACGTATTTGGCTTTATATGGTGGTGGACAACCAACTTCTTGGACTGAAGTAGTAACGCAGGAATATTATGACGAGATAGCGGAAAAATTAAAAAGTAAGTAA